In Paenarthrobacter sp. GOM3, a single window of DNA contains:
- a CDS encoding type 1 glutamine amidotransferase, with product MTSEAQPRPETQPSKGTIRVLQLYPREMNIYGDWGNALVLQQRIKWHGYTPELLEYNVGDEFPEDIDIVVGGGGQDSGQLVIQDDLQAQAAQLRQMADDGAPMLVICGLYQLFGKFFKTSTGPVIPGIGILDVETHGTDERLIGNVIMKSTEFGDILGYENHSGQTTLGPGVEPLGTVTKGAGNNSKDGHEGARYNNVVASYLHGSLLPKNPAIADFLIRTAAERKFGSFVPGAPDDDYARLAREHAARRPR from the coding sequence ATGACCTCGGAAGCACAGCCCCGCCCCGAAACGCAGCCCAGCAAGGGAACCATCCGCGTCCTCCAGCTCTACCCCCGGGAGATGAACATCTACGGCGACTGGGGCAACGCCCTGGTCCTGCAGCAGCGCATCAAGTGGCACGGCTACACGCCCGAACTGCTGGAGTACAACGTCGGCGATGAATTCCCCGAAGATATCGACATTGTTGTGGGCGGCGGCGGGCAGGACAGTGGCCAGCTGGTCATCCAGGACGATCTCCAGGCCCAGGCGGCGCAGCTCCGGCAGATGGCCGACGACGGCGCCCCCATGCTGGTGATTTGCGGGCTTTACCAGCTTTTTGGCAAGTTCTTCAAGACCAGCACCGGACCGGTGATCCCGGGGATAGGCATCCTGGATGTTGAAACCCACGGCACTGACGAACGGCTCATTGGCAACGTCATCATGAAGTCCACCGAATTCGGGGACATCCTGGGGTACGAGAACCACAGCGGACAGACCACGTTGGGTCCCGGCGTCGAACCTCTTGGGACGGTCACCAAGGGTGCCGGGAACAACAGCAAGGACGGCCACGAAGGTGCCCGCTACAACAATGTGGTGGCCAGCTACTTGCACGGCTCCCTGCTGCCCAAGAACCCGGCTATTGCCGACTTCCTGATCCGAACGGCCGCGGAACGCAAGTTCGGTTCCTTCGTACCGGGAGCGCCCGACGACGATTACGCCCGCCTCGCGCGCGAACATGCCGCGCGGCGCCCGCGGTAG
- a CDS encoding CapA family protein — protein MGKITNPPGFATCARGLKIAVVATLALSLGACGVIAENDQQNRSNAATAPATQPPSPTPTPAPNPTPGKGPACPELRCTSITVTGDMLVHTQLWQQAKADAAAAGLPGSTFVPLLEGQRRYISKSDLAICHQETPVGTPEGPFSAYPSFNVPPQITTASKDIGYQACTTASNHTIDRGTEGLLRTLDALDAAGLKHTGSYRTEAASKEILMLQTDAAKVAVIVGTYGLNGQIPEYPWLVDELDPAAMIAKATRAKALGADIVLGVMHAGDEYASEANAQQQEVAHALVDSGQFTMIYGHHTHSVLPIENYKGTWIVYGLGNGITELSPWYVVNNEGLLVRAQFSQNAAGAWTASDLAWAPSVIVRDPYRWCSVASDAPQGVCASPAADAETHQRTKAVVESMGAATAGAHELLITKEK, from the coding sequence ATGGGGAAGATCACAAACCCGCCCGGATTCGCCACCTGCGCACGGGGGCTGAAAATAGCCGTCGTGGCAACCCTCGCGCTTTCGTTGGGCGCCTGTGGGGTGATCGCCGAGAATGACCAGCAGAACCGCAGCAATGCCGCCACGGCCCCAGCCACGCAGCCTCCCTCACCCACTCCGACACCTGCGCCCAACCCAACTCCCGGAAAAGGGCCCGCATGTCCGGAACTGCGTTGCACCTCGATTACGGTGACGGGGGACATGCTGGTCCACACCCAGCTCTGGCAGCAGGCCAAGGCGGACGCCGCGGCGGCGGGACTGCCCGGCTCCACTTTCGTTCCCCTCCTGGAAGGACAGCGACGGTATATCAGTAAGAGCGATCTCGCCATCTGCCACCAGGAGACTCCTGTCGGCACGCCCGAAGGTCCATTCTCCGCATACCCGTCCTTCAACGTTCCGCCACAGATCACTACCGCGTCCAAGGACATCGGTTACCAGGCGTGCACGACGGCGAGCAACCACACCATCGACCGGGGGACTGAAGGGCTGCTCCGCACCTTGGACGCCCTTGATGCCGCCGGGCTGAAACACACCGGTTCCTACCGCACAGAAGCGGCTTCGAAAGAAATTCTGATGCTTCAGACCGATGCTGCCAAAGTGGCCGTGATCGTCGGCACCTATGGCCTCAATGGACAGATCCCCGAGTATCCGTGGCTGGTGGACGAGCTCGATCCGGCGGCCATGATCGCAAAAGCGACGCGCGCCAAAGCGCTGGGAGCCGACATCGTCCTGGGCGTCATGCATGCCGGCGACGAGTACGCCAGCGAGGCCAACGCCCAGCAACAGGAAGTGGCGCACGCCCTGGTGGACAGCGGCCAGTTCACCATGATCTACGGACACCACACCCACTCCGTGCTCCCCATCGAAAACTACAAGGGAACCTGGATTGTCTACGGACTGGGCAACGGCATTACCGAGTTGTCCCCTTGGTATGTCGTCAACAATGAAGGCCTCCTGGTGCGGGCCCAGTTCAGCCAGAACGCCGCCGGAGCCTGGACCGCGTCCGATCTCGCCTGGGCGCCATCGGTGATCGTCCGGGATCCGTACCGCTGGTGCTCAGTGGCAAGTGATGCACCCCAAGGTGTGTGTGCTTCGCCTGCGGCGGATGCCGAAACCCACCAACGCACCAAGGCAGTGGTTGAGTCCATGGGCGCGGCTACCGCCGGTGCGCACGAACTGCTGATCACCAAGGAGAAATAA
- a CDS encoding M3 family metallopeptidase → MTNPLMSPSPLPYGLPPFDGVKASHYAEAVEAGLAEHLREIRLIVENPESATFENTAVAMERSGRLLHRAASAFYTLVSADATDDIKSMEIELSPKFSAHQDAVYMDRGLYERFAAIDMTGLDPESSRLVEEYLKEFRQSGIQLDDDGQGRLREVNAELSRLGTEFGQRVKDAMKASALLLDDQADLAGLSSEDIAGAAEAAKAAGHDGKYLITLIQPSNQPALASLENRGIRRRLYEASLARGTDGGPLDVRALVTATVQLRAEKASLLGFANYAELVVDQQTAPDFSAVQNMLGRLAPAAVRNAQAEADALAQSAGHPLEAWDWAFYSSRVRKEKYQVDEQALRPYFTLDAVLRDGVFHAATQLYGLSFHERDDLQGYHPDVRVWEVRNEDGTGLGLFLGDYYTRESKRGGAWMNSLMDQSRLLGTQSVVINNLNITKPAPGEPTLLTLDEVRTVFHEFGHALHGLLSDVAYPRFSGTSVPRDFVEYPSQVNEMWIMWPEVLANYARHHATGEALPQDIVDKLNDSLLWGEGFATTEYLGAALLDLAWHVLSAADVPDDVLAFEAKALADAGVAHPLIPPRYRTGYFQHIFAGAGYAAGYYSYIWSEVLDADTVEWFKENGGLSRANGDHFREELLSRGNSRDPLESFRSFRGRDAELEPLLKRRGLS, encoded by the coding sequence ATGACCAATCCCCTCATGAGTCCAAGTCCCTTGCCGTACGGGCTGCCCCCTTTCGACGGAGTCAAAGCCAGCCACTACGCCGAAGCGGTAGAGGCAGGGCTCGCAGAGCATCTGCGGGAGATCAGGCTCATCGTGGAGAACCCGGAATCCGCGACGTTCGAAAATACTGCCGTGGCCATGGAACGCTCCGGACGCCTCCTTCACAGGGCCGCGTCTGCGTTCTACACACTCGTTTCGGCGGACGCCACGGATGACATCAAATCGATGGAAATCGAGTTGTCTCCCAAGTTCTCCGCCCACCAGGATGCGGTGTACATGGACCGCGGACTCTACGAACGGTTCGCGGCTATCGATATGACCGGACTCGATCCTGAATCGTCGCGACTCGTGGAGGAATATCTCAAGGAGTTCCGGCAGTCCGGAATCCAACTCGATGACGACGGCCAGGGCAGGCTGCGCGAAGTCAACGCTGAGCTCTCCCGGTTGGGGACCGAGTTCGGCCAGCGCGTCAAGGACGCCATGAAGGCCTCGGCCCTGCTCCTGGATGACCAAGCGGACCTGGCCGGGCTCTCGTCCGAGGACATCGCTGGTGCCGCTGAGGCTGCCAAAGCCGCCGGCCACGACGGCAAGTACCTCATCACCCTCATTCAACCCAGCAACCAGCCTGCCCTCGCCTCACTGGAAAACCGGGGCATCCGCCGTCGCCTGTATGAAGCGTCCCTCGCCCGCGGCACCGACGGCGGCCCGCTGGATGTGCGCGCGCTGGTGACAGCTACTGTGCAACTGCGCGCAGAGAAAGCATCCCTCCTGGGGTTCGCCAACTACGCCGAACTGGTGGTGGATCAACAAACCGCACCCGACTTTTCCGCGGTCCAAAACATGCTTGGCCGGTTGGCGCCGGCCGCAGTGAGGAACGCCCAGGCGGAAGCCGATGCCTTGGCTCAGTCCGCGGGCCACCCCTTGGAAGCCTGGGACTGGGCTTTCTACTCATCACGTGTCCGCAAGGAAAAATACCAGGTGGACGAACAGGCGCTCCGGCCGTACTTCACCCTGGACGCTGTACTGCGGGACGGCGTGTTCCACGCGGCCACGCAACTGTATGGTTTGAGCTTCCACGAGCGGGACGATCTGCAGGGCTACCATCCCGACGTCCGGGTGTGGGAGGTGCGCAACGAAGACGGCACCGGCCTAGGCCTGTTCCTCGGCGACTACTACACCCGGGAGTCCAAGCGCGGCGGGGCGTGGATGAACTCCCTCATGGACCAGTCCAGGCTGCTTGGCACCCAATCCGTGGTGATCAACAACCTCAACATCACCAAGCCGGCTCCGGGCGAACCGACGCTGCTGACCCTTGACGAGGTACGCACTGTCTTCCACGAATTTGGCCATGCCCTGCACGGCCTGCTCTCGGATGTCGCCTACCCACGGTTTTCCGGGACCTCGGTGCCACGCGACTTCGTGGAATACCCCTCGCAGGTCAACGAAATGTGGATCATGTGGCCCGAGGTCCTGGCCAATTATGCCCGCCATCATGCCACCGGTGAAGCCCTTCCCCAGGACATCGTGGATAAACTCAACGACTCGTTGTTATGGGGCGAAGGTTTTGCAACCACGGAATACCTTGGGGCGGCGCTGCTGGACCTCGCATGGCATGTGCTGTCCGCCGCGGACGTCCCCGACGACGTGCTCGCGTTCGAAGCCAAGGCCCTGGCCGACGCCGGCGTTGCCCACCCCCTGATTCCGCCACGCTATCGGACCGGGTATTTCCAACACATCTTTGCCGGCGCCGGATATGCGGCCGGATACTACTCCTACATTTGGAGCGAGGTACTGGATGCCGACACCGTGGAATGGTTCAAGGAAAATGGGGGCCTGAGCCGCGCGAACGGGGACCACTTCAGGGAAGAATTGCTGTCCCGGGGAAATAGCCGCGACCCCCTGGAGTCGTTCAGGTCGTTCCGGGGCCGCGATGCTGAGCTGGAACCGCTGCTCAAGCGCCGGGGACTGAGCTGA
- the pdxS gene encoding pyridoxal 5'-phosphate synthase lyase subunit PdxS has translation MSTPDVSNEAGSSANSVTGSSRVKRGMAEMLKGGVIMDVVNVEQARIAEDAGAVAVMALERVPADIRAQGGVSRMSDPDMIDQIIAAVSIPVMAKARIGHFVEAQVLQSLGVDYIDESEVLTPADYVNHIDKWNFTVPFVCGATNLGEALRRINEGAAMIRSKGEAGTGDVSNATGHMRKIRAEIAKLAALPEDELYVAAKELQAPYELVKEIAATGKLPVVLFTAGGIATPADAAMMMQLGADGVFVGSGIFKSGNPAERAAAVVKATTFYDDPDVIAKVSRGLGEAMVGINVDEIPQPHRLAERGW, from the coding sequence GTGTCTACACCAGATGTAAGCAACGAAGCCGGTTCGTCCGCGAACAGCGTCACGGGCAGCAGCCGCGTCAAGCGGGGCATGGCTGAGATGCTCAAGGGCGGCGTCATCATGGACGTCGTTAACGTCGAGCAGGCCCGCATCGCCGAGGACGCCGGCGCCGTTGCCGTCATGGCCCTCGAGCGTGTCCCGGCCGACATCCGCGCCCAGGGTGGCGTGTCCCGCATGTCCGATCCGGACATGATCGATCAGATCATCGCCGCCGTGTCCATCCCGGTGATGGCCAAGGCCCGCATCGGCCACTTCGTCGAAGCCCAGGTCCTGCAGTCCCTCGGTGTTGACTACATCGACGAGTCCGAGGTCCTGACCCCGGCCGACTACGTCAACCACATCGACAAGTGGAACTTCACCGTCCCGTTCGTGTGTGGTGCCACCAACCTTGGCGAGGCGCTGCGCCGCATCAACGAGGGCGCGGCCATGATCCGTTCCAAGGGCGAAGCCGGTACCGGCGATGTTTCCAACGCGACCGGTCACATGCGCAAGATCCGTGCCGAGATCGCCAAGCTCGCCGCCCTCCCCGAGGACGAGCTGTACGTCGCGGCCAAGGAACTGCAGGCCCCGTACGAACTGGTCAAGGAAATCGCCGCGACCGGCAAGCTCCCGGTAGTGCTGTTCACCGCCGGTGGCATCGCGACTCCGGCTGATGCTGCAATGATGATGCAGCTCGGCGCCGACGGCGTGTTCGTTGGTTCCGGTATCTTCAAGTCTGGCAACCCGGCAGAGCGCGCGGCCGCCGTCGTCAAAGCCACCACCTTCTACGACGACCCCGATGTCATCGCCAAGGTCTCCCGTGGCCTGGGCGAAGCGATGGTCGGCATCAACGTCGACGAAATTCCGCAGCCCCACCGCCTCGCAGAGCGCGGCTGGTAA
- the pgsA gene encoding phosphatidylinositol phosphate synthase encodes MLNRHARGFFTSLFTPLARWLLRIGVSPDAVTIAGTAGVILGGLVLYPLGHLWWGSVVVAFFAFSDVVDGIMARMQGRSGGWGNFLDSTLDRLADGAIFAGLTIWFFTRGQDPAIGTAAVVCLVLGMVVSYARAKAESLGYQASVGIAERAERLASVLLIAGLTGLGLPPVVLFATLVLLAIASVVTIVQRMATVHRQAMAEVEGTGI; translated from the coding sequence ATGCTGAATAGGCATGCACGCGGCTTTTTCACATCCCTCTTTACACCGCTGGCCCGCTGGCTCCTCAGGATCGGTGTGTCACCTGACGCCGTCACCATTGCGGGAACAGCGGGCGTCATCCTTGGTGGCCTGGTGCTCTACCCGCTTGGCCATTTGTGGTGGGGCTCGGTGGTTGTCGCCTTCTTCGCATTCTCGGACGTGGTGGATGGCATCATGGCGCGGATGCAAGGCCGGAGCGGTGGTTGGGGGAACTTCCTTGATTCCACCCTTGACCGGCTGGCTGACGGTGCCATTTTCGCGGGCCTCACCATCTGGTTTTTCACCAGGGGCCAGGACCCCGCCATCGGAACAGCCGCCGTCGTATGCCTTGTCCTGGGAATGGTGGTGTCCTACGCCAGGGCCAAAGCCGAATCCCTGGGCTACCAAGCCAGCGTCGGGATCGCCGAGCGCGCTGAGCGTTTGGCGTCCGTCCTGCTGATTGCCGGGCTAACCGGCCTGGGGCTTCCGCCCGTCGTGTTGTTCGCAACGCTGGTCCTGCTTGCCATTGCCAGCGTGGTCACGATCGTCCAGAGAATGGCCACCGTCCACCGGCAAGCCATGGCCGAGGTCGAGGGAACTGGCATCTGA
- a CDS encoding HIT family protein yields the protein MQENTGAAAGIPGDAEVTDDFGLAGVPDAFQRLWTPHRMAYIKGGQDQFKNKDDCPFCVGPTRTDEESLIVYRGKTCYVVLNLFPYNPGHLLICPYRHVPDYTDITAEETAEFAELTQTAMRVLRKVSNPSGFNLGMNQGVTGGAGIAAHLHQHVVPRWGGDGNFFPIIAQTKAITQTLDEVRKLVAEAWPGESNAE from the coding sequence GTGCAGGAGAACACAGGCGCGGCAGCCGGCATTCCAGGCGACGCCGAAGTAACCGATGACTTCGGACTCGCGGGCGTCCCGGACGCATTTCAGCGCCTGTGGACTCCGCACCGGATGGCCTACATCAAGGGCGGGCAGGATCAGTTCAAGAACAAGGACGATTGCCCGTTCTGTGTAGGGCCCACCCGCACTGATGAGGAATCCCTCATCGTCTACCGGGGAAAGACCTGCTACGTGGTCCTCAACCTGTTCCCTTACAACCCGGGGCATTTGTTGATCTGCCCCTACCGCCATGTGCCCGATTACACGGACATCACCGCGGAGGAGACGGCCGAGTTCGCCGAGCTCACCCAGACCGCAATGCGCGTCCTGCGGAAAGTCTCCAACCCCAGTGGTTTCAACCTGGGCATGAACCAGGGAGTAACGGGTGGCGCCGGTATCGCTGCGCACCTTCATCAGCACGTCGTTCCACGCTGGGGCGGGGACGGAAATTTCTTCCCCATCATCGCCCAGACCAAGGCCATCACGCAGACACTCGATGAGGTCCGCAAGCTTGTGGCTGAAGCCTGGCCGGGGGAGTCGAATGCTGAATAG
- the thrS gene encoding threonine--tRNA ligase has product MSDAQQITLIVDGEETKVTEGTTGAELFFERRDVVVARVNGVLKDLDQVLPADAEIEGVTIESPDGLNVLRHSTAHVMAQAVQQLRPDAKLGIGPYITDGFYFDFDVAEPFTPEDLRQLEKMMQKIINQNQKFVRRVVTEEEAREAMANEPYKLELLGKKNDATDAVEGVNVEVGAGDITIYDNVDRKSGESVWCDLCRGPHLPNTKIISNAFALTRSSAAYWLGNQNNQQLQRIYGTAWPTKEALKAYQERIAEAERRDHRKLGVELDLFSFPDELGSGLPVFHPKGGIIRKEMEDYSRKRHVDAGYEFVYTPHITKGHLYEVSGHLDWYKDGMFPAMQVDAEFNEDGTVRKPAQDYYLKPMNCPMHNLIYRSRGRSYRELPLRLFEFGSVYRYEKSGVVHGLTRVRGMTQDDAHIYCTREQMKDELTTTLNFVLGLLKDYGLDDFYLELSTKNEEKFVGDDAAWEEATRTLSEVAAASGLELVPDPGGAAFYGPKISVQAKDALGRTWQMSTIQLDFNLPERFELEYQAADGTRQRPVMIHRALFGSVERFMGVLTEHYAGAFPAWLAPVQVVGIPVAETFNDYMFDVVDQLKAAGIRAEVDISSDRFPKKIRTASKDKIPFVLIAGGEDAEAGAVSFRFRDGSQDNGVPVAEAVRRIVDAVKNRES; this is encoded by the coding sequence GTGTCAGATGCCCAACAGATCACCCTCATCGTCGATGGCGAAGAGACCAAGGTGACGGAAGGGACTACCGGCGCGGAACTCTTTTTCGAGCGCCGCGACGTCGTTGTAGCCCGTGTCAACGGTGTGCTGAAAGACCTCGACCAGGTGCTTCCCGCCGACGCTGAGATCGAAGGCGTCACCATCGAATCACCCGATGGCCTCAACGTGCTGCGCCACTCCACCGCGCACGTCATGGCACAGGCTGTGCAGCAGTTGCGCCCCGACGCCAAGCTTGGCATTGGCCCGTACATCACCGATGGCTTCTACTTCGACTTTGACGTCGCCGAGCCATTTACGCCGGAAGACCTGCGCCAGCTGGAAAAGATGATGCAGAAAATCATCAACCAGAACCAGAAGTTCGTTCGCCGCGTGGTCACAGAAGAAGAAGCCCGCGAAGCCATGGCAAACGAGCCCTACAAGCTCGAACTGCTGGGGAAGAAAAACGATGCAACCGACGCCGTGGAAGGCGTCAACGTTGAGGTCGGCGCCGGCGACATCACCATCTACGACAATGTGGACAGGAAGAGCGGCGAGAGCGTCTGGTGCGATCTGTGCCGTGGACCGCACCTGCCCAACACCAAAATCATTTCCAACGCTTTCGCGTTGACCCGTTCCTCCGCTGCCTACTGGCTGGGTAACCAGAACAACCAGCAGCTGCAGCGCATCTACGGCACGGCCTGGCCCACCAAGGAAGCCCTCAAGGCCTACCAGGAACGAATTGCCGAGGCTGAGCGCCGCGACCACCGCAAGCTCGGTGTGGAACTGGACCTGTTCTCCTTCCCGGATGAGCTTGGTTCCGGCCTCCCCGTTTTCCACCCCAAGGGCGGCATCATCCGCAAGGAGATGGAAGACTACTCACGCAAGCGCCACGTGGATGCCGGCTACGAGTTCGTTTACACCCCCCACATCACCAAGGGACACCTTTACGAGGTTTCCGGCCACCTTGACTGGTACAAGGACGGCATGTTCCCGGCGATGCAGGTGGACGCCGAATTCAACGAAGACGGCACGGTCCGCAAGCCGGCACAGGACTACTACCTGAAGCCGATGAACTGCCCCATGCACAACCTGATCTACCGCTCGCGTGGCCGTTCATACCGTGAACTTCCCCTACGTTTGTTCGAGTTCGGATCTGTGTACCGCTACGAGAAGTCCGGCGTCGTGCATGGCCTGACACGAGTTCGCGGCATGACACAGGACGACGCCCACATCTACTGCACGCGCGAGCAGATGAAGGACGAACTCACCACCACGCTGAACTTCGTCCTGGGACTCCTCAAGGACTACGGGCTGGACGACTTCTACCTGGAGCTCTCCACCAAGAACGAGGAAAAGTTCGTCGGTGACGACGCCGCCTGGGAAGAGGCCACACGCACCCTTTCCGAGGTTGCTGCAGCTTCCGGCCTGGAACTGGTTCCGGATCCGGGTGGAGCAGCTTTCTACGGTCCCAAGATTTCCGTGCAGGCCAAAGACGCACTGGGCCGGACCTGGCAGATGTCCACCATCCAGCTGGACTTCAACCTGCCCGAACGCTTCGAACTGGAGTACCAGGCCGCCGACGGCACGCGCCAGCGGCCGGTCATGATCCACCGGGCCCTCTTCGGTTCCGTGGAACGCTTCATGGGTGTCCTCACCGAACACTACGCAGGTGCTTTCCCAGCATGGCTTGCCCCCGTCCAGGTAGTGGGCATCCCCGTAGCCGAGACTTTCAACGACTACATGTTCGACGTCGTGGACCAGCTGAAGGCCGCAGGAATCCGGGCTGAGGTGGATATCTCCTCGGACCGCTTCCCGAAGAAGATCCGAACCGCCAGCAAGGACAAGATCCCGTTCGTCCTCATTGCCGGAGGCGAGGACGCCGAAGCAGGCGCCGTGTCATTCCGCTTCCGGGACGGCAGCCAGGATAACGGCGTGCCCGTGGCAGAGGCGGTCCGCCGGATCGTGGACGCCGTCAAGAACCGCGAGAGCTGA